The Flavobacterium marginilacus genome window below encodes:
- the uvrA gene encoding excinuclease ABC subunit UvrA, translating into MLDTDNTIEVQGARVHNLKNIDISIPREKLVVITGLSGSGKSSLAFDTIYAEGQRRYVETFSAYARQFLGGLERPDVDKIDGLSPVIAIEQKTTSKSPRSTVGTITEIYDFLRLLYARGADAYSYNTGEKMVSYSDDQIKDLIIQDFTGKRINILAPVIRARKGHYAELFQQITKQGFLKVRVNGDILDLVSGMKLDRYKTHDIEIVVDRMVIENTPDNEKRLSESINTAMHHGENVLMVLDQDTNEVRYFSRNLMCPSTGISYQNPEPNLFSFNSPKGACDHCNGLGTVNQININKIIPNPKLSIKAGGFAPLGEYKSSWIFKQLEIIGEKYGFKLTDAVEKIPAEAMEMILNGGKEKFTINSKDLGVARDYKIDFEGISHFIKNQHDESGSTAIKRWAKEFMDEIKCPVCEGSRLKKEANYFRVNEKSISELCDMDISDLTAWFFDLDKHLSDKQKIIATEVIKEIKDRLTFLMNVGLNYLALSRSSKSLSGGEAQRIRLATQIGSQLVGVLYILDEPSIGLHQRDNEKLIHSLEQLRDIGNSILVVEHDKDIMERADYVIDIGPKAGKYGGEIISIGTPKETLASDTITAQYLNGKMKLEIPEKRREGNGKFLKLTGATGNNLKNVSIELPLGKMICVTGVSGSGKSTLINETLYPILNAYYFNGVKIPKPYKKIEGLEHIDKVIDIDQSPIGRTPRSNPATYTEVFSEIRNLFTMTSESMIRGYKAGRFSFNVKGGRCETCEGSGVRTIEMNFLPDVYVECETCQGKRFNRETLEIRYKGKSISDVLNMTVDEAVPFFENIPKIYRKVKTIQDVGLGYITLGQQSTTLSGGEAQRIKLAGELSKKDTGNTFYILDEPTTGLHFEDIRVLMDVINKLVDKGNTILIIEHNMDVIKLADYIIDIGPEGGKGGGTLVAKGTPEEIVKNKKSYTAQFLKKELL; encoded by the coding sequence ATGCTAGACACAGACAATACGATTGAAGTTCAGGGCGCACGCGTTCACAATCTAAAAAATATAGATATTTCCATCCCAAGGGAAAAATTGGTTGTAATTACCGGGCTTTCGGGCTCAGGGAAATCCTCATTAGCGTTCGATACTATTTATGCCGAAGGACAGCGCCGATATGTTGAGACCTTTTCGGCTTATGCAAGACAATTTCTCGGCGGTTTGGAACGCCCTGATGTCGATAAAATTGACGGACTCTCTCCTGTTATCGCCATCGAGCAAAAAACAACCAGCAAGAGTCCTCGTTCGACTGTAGGAACCATTACCGAAATTTACGATTTTCTTCGTTTGCTTTATGCACGTGGTGCCGATGCTTACAGTTACAACACTGGTGAAAAAATGGTTTCATACTCGGATGACCAAATCAAGGATTTGATTATTCAGGATTTTACTGGAAAACGAATCAATATTCTCGCTCCGGTCATTCGAGCCAGAAAAGGGCATTACGCAGAACTTTTTCAGCAGATTACCAAGCAGGGATTCTTAAAAGTCCGTGTCAACGGAGATATTTTGGACTTGGTTTCTGGAATGAAATTGGATCGTTACAAAACCCACGACATCGAAATTGTCGTTGACCGTATGGTAATTGAAAATACTCCTGACAACGAAAAACGTCTTTCCGAAAGCATCAACACTGCCATGCATCACGGCGAAAACGTATTGATGGTTCTCGATCAGGATACGAATGAAGTGCGTTATTTCAGCCGGAATTTGATGTGTCCTTCAACTGGAATTTCGTATCAGAATCCGGAACCGAATTTATTTTCGTTCAACTCTCCAAAAGGGGCTTGTGATCATTGCAACGGATTGGGAACCGTTAATCAAATCAATATCAATAAAATTATTCCAAATCCTAAATTATCCATTAAAGCTGGTGGTTTTGCACCTTTGGGAGAATATAAATCTTCTTGGATTTTTAAGCAGCTGGAAATCATTGGAGAAAAATACGGTTTTAAATTGACTGATGCCGTTGAAAAAATTCCTGCCGAGGCGATGGAAATGATTTTGAACGGCGGAAAAGAAAAATTTACTATTAATTCTAAAGATTTAGGTGTTGCCCGAGATTACAAAATTGATTTTGAGGGAATTTCCCATTTCATAAAAAATCAGCACGACGAAAGTGGTTCAACAGCAATTAAGCGTTGGGCAAAAGAATTTATGGACGAAATAAAATGTCCTGTCTGTGAAGGTTCCCGATTGAAAAAAGAAGCAAATTATTTTAGGGTAAATGAAAAAAGCATTTCCGAATTGTGCGATATGGACATTTCTGATTTGACAGCCTGGTTTTTTGATTTGGATAAACATTTATCTGATAAACAAAAAATAATTGCCACCGAAGTAATTAAAGAAATCAAAGACCGATTGACTTTTTTGATGAATGTTGGTTTGAATTATCTGGCTTTAAGCCGAAGCTCCAAATCGCTTTCGGGCGGTGAAGCACAGCGCATACGATTAGCGACACAAATTGGATCACAACTGGTGGGTGTTTTGTATATTTTGGATGAGCCAAGTATTGGTTTACATCAAAGAGACAATGAAAAACTGATTCATTCTTTAGAGCAATTGCGAGACATCGGTAACTCAATACTTGTGGTTGAACACGACAAAGATATTATGGAACGTGCCGATTATGTGATTGATATTGGTCCAAAAGCAGGGAAATATGGTGGTGAAATCATCAGTATAGGAACTCCTAAAGAAACTTTAGCTTCGGATACAATTACAGCGCAGTATCTGAATGGAAAAATGAAATTAGAAATTCCAGAAAAACGCCGTGAAGGAAACGGAAAATTCCTAAAACTTACTGGAGCGACTGGAAATAATCTAAAAAATGTTTCGATCGAATTGCCTTTGGGTAAAATGATATGCGTTACAGGTGTTTCGGGCAGCGGGAAATCGACTTTGATTAATGAAACCCTCTACCCTATTTTGAATGCCTATTATTTTAATGGTGTAAAAATTCCGAAACCGTATAAAAAAATTGAAGGCTTGGAGCATATCGACAAAGTTATTGATATTGACCAAAGTCCGATTGGGCGTACGCCGCGTTCTAATCCTGCGACTTATACCGAAGTCTTTTCTGAAATACGAAATCTTTTTACAATGACTTCTGAAAGTATGATTCGTGGTTATAAAGCGGGACGTTTTAGTTTTAATGTAAAAGGCGGACGCTGTGAAACCTGCGAAGGCTCCGGAGTGCGTACTATAGAAATGAATTTTTTACCAGATGTATATGTGGAATGTGAAACCTGCCAAGGAAAACGTTTCAACAGAGAAACTTTAGAAATTCGCTATAAAGGAAAATCTATTTCTGACGTTTTAAATATGACGGTTGATGAAGCGGTTCCTTTCTTTGAAAATATTCCAAAAATTTATCGAAAAGTAAAAACAATTCAGGATGTTGGTTTGGGCTACATTACACTTGGACAACAAAGTACAACACTTTCTGGCGGTGAAGCACAGCGAATCAAACTAGCTGGAGAATTGTCTAAAAAAGATACTGGAAATACGTTCTATATTCTTGACGAACCAACAACAGGTTTGCATTTTGAAGACATTAGGGTATTGATGGATGTAATTAACAAATTGGTTGACAAAGGAAATACCATCCTGATTATCGAACATAATATGGATGTTATCAAACTTGCCGATTACATTATTGACATTGGCCCAGAAGGAGGGAAAGGCGGTGGAACTCTAGTCGCTAAAGGAACTCCTGAGGAAATTGTAAAAAACAAAAAAAGCTACACAGCACAATTTTTGAAAAAAGAGTTACTTTAG
- a CDS encoding Fic family protein: protein MWDINLTYRDELQSTFDRLHEKRQTLQSSRPLPNIALNKIRESLSIEWTYNSNSIEGNTMSLRETQMVIQEGITVKGKSLREHFETHNHDKAIDYLYSIVNDNYTLRSIDVLSLHGLVLRSIEDDFAGRIRNGGVRITGANFTPPNANKVSDLLDELIDFVNTNPLQLNDIELATIFHHKFVWIHPFFDGNGRTVRLAMNLILMRSGFPPAIILKNDRKKYYEALNQANGGNYQKLTLLMCQALERTLNIYKTAMPDNYTEYQEISNIIQEPGMEYGQEYISLLARTGKIDAYKEGRNWLTTREAIEDYITNRKRKR from the coding sequence ATGTGGGACATTAATTTAACATACCGAGACGAACTACAGTCAACTTTTGACAGATTGCACGAAAAACGACAAACTCTGCAGTCCAGCAGACCTCTGCCCAATATTGCATTGAATAAAATCAGGGAAAGCCTTTCCATTGAATGGACCTACAACTCAAACAGCATAGAAGGAAACACAATGAGCCTGCGCGAAACCCAAATGGTCATTCAGGAAGGGATAACTGTAAAAGGGAAATCACTAAGAGAACATTTTGAAACACATAATCACGATAAGGCTATTGATTATTTATATTCAATTGTAAATGATAATTATACTTTGCGCAGTATCGATGTATTGTCATTGCATGGTTTGGTTTTGCGATCCATAGAAGATGATTTTGCAGGACGAATCCGTAATGGAGGAGTACGAATAACTGGTGCTAATTTTACACCGCCAAATGCAAATAAAGTTTCTGATTTACTGGATGAATTAATTGATTTTGTAAATACCAATCCATTACAGCTGAATGATATTGAGCTGGCAACTATTTTTCATCATAAATTTGTGTGGATACATCCTTTTTTTGATGGTAATGGCCGTACAGTTCGATTGGCAATGAATTTAATATTAATGCGAAGTGGTTTTCCTCCAGCTATTATTTTAAAAAATGACCGAAAGAAATATTACGAAGCCTTAAATCAGGCTAATGGAGGTAATTATCAAAAACTCACTTTATTGATGTGTCAGGCACTGGAACGTACCTTGAATATTTACAAAACTGCAATGCCGGACAATTATACCGAATATCAGGAAATTTCAAATATTATTCAAGAACCCGGTATGGAATATGGTCAGGAATACATAAGTCTATTAGCCCGGACAGGTAAGATAGACGCTTATAAAGAAGGACGAAACTGGCTTACAACACGTGAAGCCATTGAAGATTATATTACAAATCGCAAAAGAAAACGCTAG
- a CDS encoding nuclear transport factor 2 family protein, whose protein sequence is MNSNEQLIHKFYSAFANADAQTMRECYHPDIQFQDPAFGILRRNDACQMWKMLLEKSKGNIKIEFSDITADEFAGTAKWIATYNFSKTNRKIVNLVHAQFQFHDGLIIKHTDYFDIWKWSKQAFGFKGFLLGWTGFMQKQIQNQAVSSLKNYIKKQS, encoded by the coding sequence ATGAATAGCAACGAACAATTAATTCATAAATTTTATTCTGCTTTCGCTAATGCTGATGCTCAGACAATGCGTGAATGCTACCACCCTGACATTCAGTTTCAAGATCCAGCTTTTGGCATATTGAGAAGAAATGATGCGTGCCAAATGTGGAAAATGCTTTTGGAAAAAAGCAAAGGAAACATAAAAATAGAATTTTCTGATATTACTGCTGATGAATTTGCTGGAACAGCAAAATGGATTGCTACTTATAATTTCAGTAAAACAAATCGAAAAATAGTCAATCTAGTTCATGCACAATTTCAGTTTCATGATGGTTTAATTATTAAACATACTGATTATTTTGACATTTGGAAATGGTCTAAACAAGCTTTTGGTTTCAAAGGTTTTTTATTGGGATGGACTGGTTTCATGCAAAAACAGATTCAAAATCAGGCTGTTTCTTCATTAAAAAACTATATCAAAAAACAATCCTAA
- a CDS encoding alpha-ketoacid dehydrogenase subunit alpha/beta, whose translation MITEKVDIGLTFEDFKTEVLNDYKVAIISRECSLLGRKEVLTGKAKFGIFGDGKEVPQLAMAKCFKNGDFRSGYYRDQTFMMAIGELTIEQFFAGLYGHTDIDLEPMSAGRQMGGHFVTHSLNEDGSWKNLTQQKNSSADISPTAGQMPRLLGLAQASKIYRNVPNIPNADQFSIEGNEIAWGTIGNASTSEGLFFETINAAGVLQVPMVMSIWDDEYGISVHAKHQTTKENISEILKGYQKEEGTNGFEILTVKGWDYVDLIATYEKAAEIARESHVPVLIHVNQLTQPQGHSSSGSHERYKSASRLAWEKEFDCIRQMKLWMIAINIASPEELDAIDLDAKKEVFEGKKTAWNAFINPIIEEKNELIAILERASEVCAKKDEILKNISNLKNIKSPLKKEIMIIARKSLRLIINESDKAELSNWITNYINTTQPKFSSHLLSESDKNVFSVKKVLPEYPSNAAADTDGRMILRDNFDALFSKYPEALIFGEDAGNIGDVNQGLEGMQEKYGELRVADTGIREATIVGQGIGMALRGLRPIAEIQYLDYLLYAIQIMSDDLATLQYRTVGRQKAPLIIRTRGHRLEGIWHSGSPMGMIINAVRGIHVLVPRNMTQAAGFYNSLLESDEPALVIECLNGYRLKEKAPLNYGEFKTPIGVVETLRTGTDITLVSYGSTLRLVEQATKELFEAGIDCEIIDLQSLLPFDINHDIVKSIEKTNRLLIIDEDVPGGAAAFILQQIIEDQNAYIHLDSKPQTLTAKAHRPAYGTDGDYFSKPSAEDIYEKVYEMMNEANPSKFPSLY comes from the coding sequence ATGATTACAGAAAAAGTCGATATTGGTTTAACATTTGAAGATTTCAAAACTGAAGTATTAAATGATTATAAAGTCGCCATTATAAGCCGGGAATGCAGTTTATTAGGGCGTAAAGAAGTATTAACTGGAAAAGCCAAGTTTGGTATTTTTGGAGATGGCAAAGAAGTACCGCAGCTAGCCATGGCAAAATGCTTTAAAAATGGTGATTTCCGTTCTGGTTATTATCGTGATCAGACTTTTATGATGGCAATTGGTGAATTAACTATTGAACAGTTTTTTGCCGGTTTATATGGACATACAGATATTGATTTGGAACCAATGTCTGCAGGAAGGCAAATGGGAGGACATTTTGTAACTCACAGCTTAAATGAAGACGGATCCTGGAAAAACCTAACGCAGCAAAAAAATTCCAGCGCAGATATTTCTCCGACTGCTGGACAAATGCCAAGACTGCTTGGACTAGCACAAGCTTCAAAAATTTATAGAAATGTGCCTAATATTCCAAATGCTGACCAATTCTCTATAGAAGGAAACGAAATCGCTTGGGGAACTATAGGAAACGCCAGTACATCTGAAGGTCTTTTTTTTGAAACCATAAACGCTGCCGGCGTACTTCAGGTGCCAATGGTAATGAGTATCTGGGATGATGAATACGGTATTTCGGTACATGCAAAACATCAGACTACTAAAGAAAATATATCTGAAATATTAAAAGGGTACCAAAAAGAAGAAGGCACCAATGGTTTTGAAATATTAACCGTTAAAGGCTGGGATTATGTAGACCTGATTGCAACTTATGAAAAAGCTGCCGAAATAGCACGTGAAAGCCATGTTCCGGTTTTAATCCACGTAAATCAATTAACACAGCCTCAAGGACATTCAAGTTCTGGCTCGCACGAAAGATATAAAAGTGCCTCCCGATTAGCATGGGAAAAAGAATTTGACTGTATCCGTCAAATGAAATTATGGATGATTGCCATCAATATTGCTTCTCCTGAAGAGCTGGATGCCATTGATCTGGATGCAAAAAAAGAAGTTTTTGAAGGTAAAAAAACAGCTTGGAATGCTTTTATAAATCCTATTATTGAAGAGAAAAATGAATTAATTGCCATTTTAGAAAGAGCTTCAGAAGTTTGCGCAAAAAAGGATGAAATTCTAAAAAACATATCAAATTTAAAAAATATTAAATCCCCTTTAAAAAAGGAAATAATGATAATTGCCCGAAAATCACTTCGTTTAATCATAAATGAAAGTGACAAAGCAGAATTATCAAATTGGATTACTAATTATATCAATACAACACAGCCAAAGTTTAGCAGTCATTTACTTTCGGAATCAGACAAAAATGTGTTTTCGGTAAAAAAAGTTTTACCTGAATATCCAAGTAATGCTGCTGCAGATACTGACGGAAGAATGATTTTGAGAGATAATTTTGACGCTCTCTTTTCAAAATATCCTGAAGCATTGATTTTTGGTGAAGATGCCGGCAATATTGGCGATGTAAACCAAGGACTTGAAGGCATGCAGGAAAAATACGGAGAATTACGTGTTGCCGACACTGGAATCCGTGAAGCTACAATTGTAGGACAAGGAATTGGAATGGCATTGAGAGGTTTACGCCCTATTGCCGAAATTCAATATTTGGATTACCTGCTGTATGCTATTCAGATTATGAGCGATGATTTAGCAACATTGCAATACAGAACGGTAGGCAGACAAAAAGCTCCTTTGATTATCCGTACCCGCGGTCATCGTTTAGAAGGTATCTGGCATTCTGGTTCTCCAATGGGAATGATAATAAACGCCGTCAGAGGAATTCATGTATTGGTTCCAAGAAACATGACGCAGGCTGCCGGTTTTTATAATTCATTATTAGAAAGCGATGAACCTGCATTAGTAATCGAATGCTTGAATGGTTATCGTTTAAAAGAAAAAGCTCCTTTAAATTACGGTGAATTCAAAACTCCAATAGGTGTTGTTGAAACTTTAAGAACTGGAACTGATATAACGCTTGTTTCTTATGGTTCAACTCTGCGATTAGTTGAGCAGGCTACCAAAGAATTGTTCGAAGCAGGAATTGACTGTGAGATTATCGACCTGCAGTCACTACTTCCATTTGATATTAATCATGACATTGTAAAAAGTATTGAAAAAACAAATCGCTTATTAATAATTGATGAAGATGTGCCAGGAGGAGCCGCTGCATTTATTCTACAGCAGATAATTGAAGATCAAAATGCTTATATTCATCTTGACAGTAAACCGCAGACTTTGACTGCCAAAGCTCACAGACCAGCCTACGGAACAGATGGTGATTATTTTTCAAAACCTTCTGCTGAAGATATTTATGAAAAGGTATATGAAATGATGAACGAAGCTAATCCTTCAAAATTTCCTTCTTTATATTAA
- a CDS encoding peptidoglycan DD-metalloendopeptidase family protein, with protein sequence MKSLETLFLDLKDIKVIDSSIPYSQYTPLDLSPSNTDLDQLNVSNAFELQEYINQILISNNAKAAYGGYNEVRNLYKRSTVFNDLTTEERNIHIGMDLWIEDGTSVLAALDGKVHSFQNNNNLGDYGPTIILEHQLEDYVFYTLYGHLTLESIKSIKKGDFFAKGQQLAMLGNSEVNGNYAPHLHFQIIKDIDGKSGDYPGVCSKSKLSYYLENCPDPNLLLNII encoded by the coding sequence ATGAAATCCTTAGAAACATTATTTTTAGATTTAAAAGACATTAAAGTAATTGACAGCTCAATCCCCTACTCTCAGTATACGCCTTTAGATCTGTCTCCATCCAATACTGATCTTGATCAATTGAATGTATCAAATGCGTTTGAGCTTCAAGAATATATTAACCAAATTTTAATCAGTAATAATGCCAAAGCTGCTTATGGAGGTTATAACGAAGTTCGCAATTTGTACAAAAGAAGTACTGTTTTTAATGATTTAACAACTGAAGAACGTAATATTCACATTGGTATGGATTTGTGGATTGAAGACGGAACTTCTGTATTGGCTGCATTGGATGGAAAAGTACATAGTTTTCAAAACAACAATAATCTTGGCGATTATGGGCCAACAATTATACTGGAACATCAATTAGAGGATTATGTTTTTTATACTTTATACGGTCATTTGACATTAGAAAGTATTAAATCAATTAAAAAAGGTGATTTTTTTGCAAAAGGACAGCAGTTAGCTATGCTAGGAAACTCAGAAGTAAATGGAAATTATGCTCCTCATCTTCATTTTCAGATTATAAAAGATATTGACGGCAAGTCTGGAGATTATCCAGGTGTCTGCAGCAAAAGCAAATTGTCTTATTATCTGGAAAATTGTCCAGATCCAAACCTGCTGTTGAATATTATATAA
- a CDS encoding aminopeptidase, with translation MKTYCKIILFLIVLLTAQKQYAQHQSKIAAVANMDYKTVSINQEITFYNQSNDTLSSIILNDWNNAFSNKKSPLGKRFSDEFYNKFHMASTEELGGTINLIIEDTDKNSFTWERTEKNPDYITIFLNKKLLPNQKIKLHLTYVSKIPSDKFTGYGYFEKYGMHLKNWFLTPARYENKQFVKYSNENLDDIANAVSDFDIDLKISGKNAVTTNLAVEQSAQTDKETNIRLTGKNICDVDLIIEKESSYTNFKINGLEVFTNIRSGKFNDSLKKKIIERTADFAKNQIGEYPFDKIIISQADYEKNPFYGLNQLPKFMRPFHEDFLFEIKFLKTFMNNYLKTSMRLDSRKYNWIYDGIQIFTMMNYIDEYHPKSKMMGSASKYFLLRGFKMAQTDFNEQYSYYYMLMARKNLDQPLNASKNTLIKYNVQIANKYKAGLSMQYLDDYLGSKIVLSGIKDFYSLNKEKQTDRNDFEELLKSKTPKDIDWFFNHIIDSREIIDYKFDAVSKTKDSVTFTVKNKGFPLVPMPIFGIRDKQVIFKKWLEISEIDKQITLERKSIDKLALNYKNEVPEFNLRNNWKSLNALSLNRPLKMTFFQDLEDPHYSQLFYVPTLFYNKYDGFAPGVSFYNYSFFDKPFMFILNPMYSINTKSIVGSYTFAYNQYLRDRNLYNIRYSLNGSYFHYASDAAYLKLYPSLSFFLRQPNYRDNRKQALMMKYNIIYKEPSAIVTDSTDNYSIFNIKYFNIKTEVTSHVRFFTDVQFSSYFGKVSAEMEYRKLFNDNRYFNARVFAGTFLYNSNNTQNYNFGVSRVNDYMFDYAVYARSDITGILSQQYIHAQGGFKSFLNPSEADQWLTTANLSYSILWNWVDAYADFGFIKNKGASNTFLYDSGIRLNLVQDYFELYFPVYSSNGFELSEKNYGEKIRFIFIFNPKSLINLFTRKWF, from the coding sequence TTGAAAACTTACTGTAAAATTATCTTATTCCTTATTGTTTTGTTGACAGCTCAAAAACAATATGCCCAGCATCAATCAAAGATAGCTGCGGTGGCGAATATGGATTATAAAACAGTATCAATTAATCAGGAAATTACTTTTTACAATCAATCTAATGATACTTTGTCTTCAATTATACTGAATGACTGGAATAATGCATTTTCGAACAAAAAAAGTCCTTTGGGAAAACGTTTTTCGGATGAGTTTTACAATAAATTTCACATGGCTTCTACTGAAGAGCTTGGCGGGACTATCAATTTAATTATTGAAGATACTGATAAAAACTCTTTTACATGGGAAAGAACTGAAAAAAATCCTGATTATATTACTATATTTCTGAACAAAAAATTACTTCCAAATCAAAAAATTAAATTACATCTTACGTATGTTTCCAAAATTCCCAGCGATAAATTTACTGGTTATGGTTATTTTGAAAAATATGGCATGCATCTCAAAAATTGGTTTCTTACGCCTGCCCGATATGAGAACAAACAGTTTGTAAAATACAGCAACGAAAATCTTGATGACATTGCTAATGCTGTTTCAGATTTTGATATTGATTTAAAAATCAGCGGAAAAAATGCAGTTACTACTAATTTAGCAGTTGAACAGTCAGCACAGACTGATAAGGAAACTAACATTCGATTAACAGGCAAAAACATCTGTGATGTTGATCTCATTATAGAAAAGGAGTCCAGTTACACTAATTTTAAAATTAACGGTCTGGAAGTTTTTACAAATATTCGATCTGGAAAGTTTAACGACTCATTAAAGAAAAAAATCATTGAAAGAACTGCTGATTTTGCCAAGAATCAGATTGGAGAATATCCATTTGATAAAATAATTATATCTCAGGCCGATTATGAAAAAAATCCTTTTTACGGCTTAAATCAGCTTCCAAAATTCATGCGCCCTTTTCACGAAGACTTTTTATTTGAAATTAAGTTTTTAAAAACCTTCATGAATAACTATCTAAAAACCAGCATGCGGTTAGATTCGAGAAAATACAACTGGATTTATGACGGAATCCAAATCTTTACGATGATGAATTATATCGATGAATATCATCCTAAAAGCAAAATGATGGGATCTGCCTCAAAATATTTTTTACTCAGAGGTTTTAAGATGGCACAAACTGATTTTAATGAGCAGTACAGCTATTATTACATGCTGATGGCCAGAAAAAACCTTGACCAGCCTCTTAATGCTTCAAAAAATACATTGATAAAATACAATGTTCAAATTGCAAATAAATACAAAGCCGGATTGAGCATGCAGTATCTTGACGATTATCTTGGCAGCAAAATAGTTTTATCAGGAATTAAAGATTTTTACAGTCTCAATAAAGAAAAACAAACAGACAGAAATGATTTTGAGGAGCTTTTGAAATCAAAAACTCCAAAAGATATCGATTGGTTTTTTAATCATATAATTGACAGCAGGGAAATCATTGATTATAAATTTGATGCCGTTTCTAAAACTAAAGACAGTGTAACGTTTACTGTAAAGAACAAAGGATTTCCATTGGTTCCAATGCCAATATTTGGAATTAGAGATAAACAGGTTATTTTTAAAAAATGGCTTGAAATTAGTGAAATTGATAAGCAGATAACTTTAGAAAGAAAAAGTATCGACAAATTAGCTCTAAATTATAAAAATGAAGTTCCCGAATTCAATTTGAGAAACAATTGGAAATCGCTGAATGCTCTTTCGCTGAACCGTCCTTTAAAAATGACTTTTTTTCAAGATTTAGAAGACCCGCATTACTCCCAATTATTTTATGTGCCTACGCTGTTTTATAATAAATATGATGGTTTTGCCCCAGGAGTAAGTTTTTATAATTACAGCTTTTTTGATAAACCGTTTATGTTTATTTTAAATCCGATGTATTCCATTAATACCAAATCAATTGTTGGCAGCTACACCTTTGCATACAATCAATATTTAAGGGATAGAAATCTCTACAACATTCGATACTCTTTAAACGGTTCTTATTTCCATTATGCATCAGATGCGGCTTATTTGAAATTATATCCAAGCTTATCCTTTTTTTTAAGACAGCCAAACTATCGTGATAATAGGAAACAGGCTTTAATGATGAAATATAATATCATTTATAAGGAGCCATCAGCAATTGTAACCGACAGTACTGATAACTATTCTATCTTTAACATTAAATACTTTAATATAAAAACCGAGGTTACAAGTCATGTAAGATTCTTTACAGATGTTCAATTTTCGAGTTATTTTGGTAAAGTATCGGCTGAGATGGAATATCGTAAATTGTTTAATGACAACCGATATTTTAATGCCAGAGTTTTTGCAGGAACCTTTTTATATAATAGCAACAATACTCAAAACTATAATTTTGGTGTATCACGAGTAAACGATTATATGTTTGATTATGCCGTCTATGCAAGGTCTGATATAACTGGAATCTTAAGTCAGCAGTATATCCATGCTCAGGGAGGTTTTAAATCATTTTTAAATCCGTCTGAAGCTGATCAATGGCTGACAACGGCGAATCTGAGTTATTCTATACTATGGAACTGGGTTGATGCATATGCAGATTTTGGTTTTATAAAAAATAAAGGGGCTTCAAATACGTTTCTTTATGACAGCGGTATTCGGTTAAATTTAGTTCAGGATTACTTCGAATTGTATTTTCCTGTATATTCTTCAAACGGATTTGAACTGTCAGAAAAAAATTATGGAGAGAAAATACGTTTTATCTTCATTTTTAACCCAAAATCATTAATTAATCTTTTTACCCGAAAATGGTTTTAA
- a CDS encoding TIGR00730 family Rossman fold protein, producing MKLEDFDNDEDKVIQDSLKQKTWNEIRSNDSWGIFKIMSEFVNGYDSMGRIGPCVTIFGSARIKPEDHYYQLAEKIAFKISKAGYGVITGGGPGIMEAGNKGAHLGGGTSVGLNIELPFEQHFNPYIDRDKNLNFDYFFVRKVMFVKYSQGFVVMPGGFGTLDELFEAITLIQTKKIGKFPIILVGSSFWSGLIDWIKEVLLEREHTISPDDLNLFKIVDTEDEVVDVINKFYKKYDLSPNF from the coding sequence ATGAAACTAGAAGATTTCGACAATGACGAAGACAAAGTAATTCAAGATAGTCTTAAACAAAAAACATGGAATGAGATTAGATCCAATGATAGTTGGGGAATCTTTAAAATCATGTCCGAATTTGTTAACGGATATGATTCTATGGGACGTATTGGTCCCTGTGTTACAATTTTTGGTTCGGCAAGAATAAAACCTGAAGACCATTATTATCAGCTGGCTGAGAAAATTGCTTTCAAAATTAGTAAAGCAGGCTATGGTGTAATTACCGGAGGCGGTCCAGGAATTATGGAAGCGGGTAACAAAGGTGCTCACTTAGGCGGAGGAACTTCAGTAGGTTTGAATATCGAATTACCTTTTGAACAGCATTTTAATCCTTATATTGACAGAGATAAAAACCTGAATTTCGATTATTTCTTTGTCAGAAAAGTAATGTTTGTAAAATATTCACAAGGTTTTGTAGTAATGCCGGGAGGTTTTGGAACATTGGACGAATTGTTTGAAGCAATTACTTTAATTCAAACCAAAAAAATTGGCAAATTCCCGATTATATTGGTTGGAAGTTCATTTTGGTCAGGTTTAATCGATTGGATTAAAGAAGTTTTACTTGAAAGAGAACATACAATAAGCCCCGATGATTTGAACTTATTTAAGATTGTCGACACTGAAGATGAAGTAGTTGATGTCATCAATAAATTCTACAAAAAATACGATTTAAGTCCTAATTTCTAA